A region from the Corynebacterium halotolerans YIM 70093 = DSM 44683 genome encodes:
- the serA gene encoding phosphoglycerate dehydrogenase has product MSPVSRPVVLIADKLAQSTVDALGDSVEVRWVDGPNRPELLAAVPEADALLVRSATTVDREVLEAATNLKIVGRAGVGLDNVDIEAATERGVMVANAPTSNIHSACEHAISLLLSTARQIPAADATLREGEWKRSSFKGVEIFGKTVGIVGFGHIGQLFAQRLAAFETEVIAYDPYANPTRAAQLGVELVELEELMGRADFVTIHLPKTKETAGMFNAELLSKSKKGQIIINAARGGLVDEQALADAIKAGQIRGAGFDVYATEPCTDSPLFELDEVVVTPHLGASTAEAQDRAGTDVADSVLKALAGEFVADAVNVSGGRVGEEVSVWLDLTRKLGLLAGKLLPAAPVSLEVEARGELSSEDVSALGLSAVRGLFSGIIEESVTFVNAPTIAEERGLELKVDTATESVTHRSVVEVKAIGAGGETATVVGALTGLDRVEKIVRINGRGVDLRAEGRNLFLRYTDAPGALGKVGVKLGEAGINIEAAALTQAAKGDGAILVLRIESEAPQEIVDSICEELGAKAIQLNLD; this is encoded by the coding sequence ATATCACCAGTGAGCCGTCCCGTCGTCCTGATCGCCGACAAACTCGCCCAGTCCACCGTCGATGCCCTCGGAGACTCCGTGGAGGTGCGCTGGGTCGACGGTCCGAACCGTCCCGAGCTGCTCGCCGCCGTCCCGGAGGCCGATGCTCTCCTGGTCCGCTCCGCCACCACCGTCGACCGTGAGGTCCTCGAGGCCGCTACGAACCTGAAGATCGTCGGCCGTGCCGGCGTCGGTCTGGACAACGTCGACATCGAGGCCGCCACCGAGCGCGGCGTCATGGTCGCCAACGCTCCGACCTCGAACATCCACTCCGCCTGCGAGCACGCCATCTCCCTGCTCCTGTCGACCGCCCGCCAGATCCCGGCCGCGGACGCCACCCTGCGTGAGGGCGAGTGGAAGCGCTCCTCCTTCAAGGGTGTCGAGATCTTCGGCAAGACCGTCGGAATCGTCGGCTTCGGCCACATCGGCCAGCTGTTCGCCCAGCGCCTGGCAGCCTTCGAGACCGAGGTCATCGCCTACGACCCGTACGCGAATCCGACCCGCGCCGCTCAGCTGGGTGTCGAGCTCGTCGAGCTCGAGGAGCTGATGGGCCGCGCCGACTTCGTGACCATCCACCTGCCCAAGACCAAGGAGACCGCCGGCATGTTCAACGCCGAGCTGCTCTCCAAGTCCAAGAAGGGCCAGATCATCATCAACGCCGCCCGTGGTGGCTTGGTGGACGAGCAGGCCCTGGCCGACGCCATCAAGGCCGGACAGATCCGTGGCGCCGGCTTCGACGTCTACGCCACCGAGCCCTGCACCGACTCCCCGCTGTTCGAGCTGGACGAGGTCGTCGTGACCCCGCACCTGGGTGCCTCCACCGCCGAGGCGCAGGACCGCGCCGGCACCGACGTCGCCGACTCCGTGCTCAAGGCACTGGCCGGCGAGTTCGTCGCCGACGCCGTGAACGTCTCCGGCGGCAGGGTCGGCGAGGAGGTCTCCGTCTGGCTGGATCTCACCCGCAAGCTCGGCCTGCTGGCCGGCAAGCTGCTGCCCGCCGCCCCGGTCTCCCTCGAGGTCGAGGCCCGCGGCGAGCTGTCCTCCGAGGACGTCTCCGCCCTGGGGCTGTCCGCCGTCCGGGGCCTGTTCTCCGGTATCATCGAGGAGTCCGTCACCTTCGTCAACGCCCCGACCATCGCCGAGGAGCGCGGTCTGGAGCTGAAGGTCGACACCGCCACCGAGTCCGTGACCCACCGCAGCGTCGTCGAGGTCAAGGCCATCGGCGCCGGTGGTGAGACCGCCACCGTCGTCGGCGCCCTGACCGGCCTGGACCGCGTGGAGAAGATCGTGCGCATCAACGGTCGTGGCGTCGACCTGCGCGCCGAGGGCCGCAACCTCTTCCTGCGCTACACCGACGCCCCGGGGGCGCTGGGCAAGGTGGGCGTCAAGCTGGGCGAGGCCGGCATCAACATTGAGGCGGCCGCCCTGACCCAGGCCGCCAAGGGCGACGGTGCCATCCTGGTCCTGCGCATCGAGTCCGAGGCCCCCCAGGAGATCGTCGACTCCATCTGCGAGGAGCTCGGCGCCAAGGCCATCCAGCTCAACCTGGACTAG
- a CDS encoding 3-isopropylmalate dehydrogenase: protein MKLAVIGGDGIGPEVTEEALKALRAVRDDVETTDYDLGARRYLRNGELLTEEDLASLRGHDAILLGAIGAPGEVPPGVLERGLLLKMRFSLDHHVNLRPAKLYPTSSSPLAEPGEIDFVVVREGTEGLYAGNGGGLRVGTPHEVASEVSQNTRYGVERVVRDAFERAMGRRRHLTLVHKTNVLVNAGSLWQRTVDEVATEYPEVTVEYNHIDAATIYMVTDPARYDVIVTDNLFGDILTDLAGAVTGGIGLAASGNIDATRTNPSMFEPVHGSAPDIAGQGIADPSAAILSVALMLRHLGDEDNAARIESVVAEDVAARGDAPVRTTEVGDRIAAALK from the coding sequence ATGAAACTGGCAGTCATCGGCGGCGACGGCATCGGCCCCGAGGTCACCGAGGAGGCGCTCAAGGCCCTCCGCGCGGTCCGCGACGACGTCGAGACCACGGACTACGACCTGGGGGCGCGCCGCTACCTGCGCAACGGCGAGCTGCTCACGGAGGAGGACCTGGCCTCCCTGCGCGGGCACGACGCCATCCTGCTCGGCGCCATCGGCGCCCCGGGCGAGGTGCCGCCGGGCGTCCTCGAGCGCGGCCTGCTGCTGAAGATGCGGTTCTCCCTGGATCACCACGTCAACCTGCGGCCCGCCAAGCTGTACCCGACCTCGTCCTCCCCGCTGGCGGAGCCGGGGGAGATCGACTTCGTCGTGGTCCGCGAGGGCACCGAGGGCCTCTACGCCGGCAACGGTGGCGGTCTGCGCGTCGGCACCCCGCACGAGGTGGCCTCCGAGGTCTCCCAGAACACCCGCTACGGCGTCGAACGCGTCGTCCGCGACGCCTTCGAGCGCGCCATGGGCCGCCGCCGGCACCTGACCCTGGTCCACAAGACCAACGTGCTCGTCAACGCCGGTTCGCTGTGGCAGCGCACCGTCGACGAGGTCGCCACGGAGTACCCCGAGGTCACCGTCGAGTACAACCACATCGACGCCGCGACCATCTACATGGTCACCGATCCGGCGCGCTACGACGTGATCGTCACCGACAACCTCTTCGGCGACATCCTCACCGACCTGGCCGGCGCGGTCACCGGTGGCATCGGGCTGGCGGCCTCCGGCAACATCGACGCCACCCGCACCAACCCGTCGATGTTCGAGCCGGTGCACGGCTCCGCCCCGGACATCGCGGGGCAGGGGATCGCCGATCCGTCGGCGGCCATCCTCTCCGTGGCCCTCATGCTGCGCCACCTCGGCGACGAGGACAACGCCGCACGGATCGAGTCCGTCGTGGCCGAGGACGTCGCCGCGCGTGGCGACGCCCCGGTGCGCACTACCGAGGTGGGCGACCGCATCGCCGCCGCGCTGAAGTAG
- a CDS encoding HNH endonuclease — protein MPDHSYALQFHDDGTAELTARLTPADAVAVDARVRALAEAEKITLTTALVRLLMGDEGVKVILDLYRAMDVPDAPAYLPKAGWLDRATTDEWVARATQVRDIDQVADTTTGAYQTPAAMRAYVVGRDGVCRCPDCGKSADDCEMDHRVNHADGGPTTPGNLASLCRRDHNLKTSGVVFYFMNPHTGDIIWLHDDGRFTCTEPEGPLSRTSRLWLQSLHSRREERNHRARQEAQHRKRLHDQDNGIPEEDTPPPF, from the coding sequence GTGCCGGATCACTCCTACGCCCTGCAATTCCACGACGACGGCACCGCCGAACTCACCGCCCGTCTCACCCCGGCCGACGCCGTCGCCGTCGACGCGCGTGTCCGCGCCCTGGCCGAGGCGGAGAAGATCACCCTCACCACGGCACTCGTCAGGCTCCTGATGGGCGATGAGGGGGTCAAGGTCATCCTCGACCTCTACCGGGCGATGGATGTCCCCGACGCCCCGGCCTACCTACCCAAAGCCGGCTGGCTCGACCGGGCCACCACCGACGAGTGGGTCGCCCGCGCCACCCAGGTCCGCGATATCGACCAGGTTGCCGACACCACCACCGGCGCCTATCAGACCCCCGCCGCGATGCGTGCCTACGTGGTCGGCCGTGACGGGGTCTGCCGTTGCCCTGACTGCGGAAAATCTGCCGACGACTGCGAGATGGATCACCGCGTCAACCACGCCGACGGCGGGCCCACCACGCCGGGAAACCTCGCCTCACTGTGCCGCAGGGACCACAACCTGAAGACCTCCGGAGTCGTGTTCTACTTCATGAACCCGCACACCGGGGACATCATCTGGCTCCACGACGACGGACGCTTCACCTGCACCGAACCCGAAGGCCCCTTGTCCCGGACATCCCGCCTGTGGCTGCAGTCCCTTCACAGCCGCCGCGAGGAGCGCAACCACCGCGCCCGCCAGGAGGCCCAACACCGCAAACGACTCCACGACCAGGACAACGGCATCCCCGAGGAGGACACCCCACCACCCTTCTGA
- a CDS encoding ABC transporter substrate-binding protein, which yields MAWQHERRDEIAERVAATDRPAPRAMMLSAKDGNFTTSNGQSYDGFQYPLAGVEFLTEDFLSESGQVNPEQILEWDPEVILLSGFDDSTPEDIYNDTRLADVTAVKDRRVYKNPLGAYRWQVPSAESPLYWQWLNEVLYPNQELAPEESLRTRVKEAFDELYGYAISEDEIDAVLRFDVNGGSADYDQFDR from the coding sequence ATCGCCTGGCAGCACGAGCGTCGCGACGAGATCGCCGAACGCGTCGCCGCCACCGACCGGCCTGCCCCGCGTGCGATGATGCTCTCAGCCAAGGACGGCAACTTCACCACCTCCAACGGTCAGAGCTACGACGGGTTCCAGTACCCGTTGGCCGGCGTCGAGTTCCTCACCGAGGACTTCCTCTCCGAGTCCGGACAGGTCAACCCCGAGCAGATCCTGGAGTGGGATCCCGAGGTCATCCTGCTCTCCGGCTTCGACGACTCCACCCCGGAGGACATCTACAACGACACCCGGCTGGCCGACGTCACCGCGGTCAAGGACAGGCGCGTCTACAAGAACCCGCTGGGCGCGTACCGCTGGCAGGTGCCCAGCGCGGAGTCGCCGCTGTACTGGCAGTGGCTCAACGAGGTGCTCTACCCGAACCAGGAACTGGCCCCCGAGGAGTCCCTGCGGACCCGGGTGAAGGAGGCCTTCGACGAACTCTACGGTTATGCGATCAGCGAGGACGAGATCGACGCCGTCCTGCGCTTCGACGTGAACGGAGGCTCCGCGGACTATGACCAGTTCGACCGCTGA
- a CDS encoding FecCD family ABC transporter permease — MTSSTAERTYSAAEPRRRRTLSPRLVIAVLALLCLGCMLAALAIGRYSVPVNEVLRILLSPLIDLEQTWYDSEYAAVMDIRLPRVLVSCIVGASLALTGATMQAAFQNPLASSQMLGVSAGASFGGVLAILFGLGSVTLVAGSFVGGVLALVIVLGISRLSPGAPLLVIVLAGLVVGAMFNAFVSFITYVADPYDTLPSIVFWLMGSLAASDMSTVLIALIPALAGGTVVMLLRWRLNILALGDEDARSLGGNPRWTRTLLLGVVSLMTAGAVAVAGVIGWVGLVIPHLARMLVGSDNHSVIPASALLGAAYLTLIDTLSRTVTDAELPIGILTAIIGAPFFVLLLVRNRKQLWGSHD; from the coding sequence ATGACCAGTTCGACCGCTGAGCGGACCTACTCCGCTGCTGAACCGCGCCGTCGCAGGACCCTCAGTCCGCGGCTCGTGATCGCGGTGCTGGCGCTGCTGTGTCTGGGCTGCATGCTCGCGGCCCTGGCCATCGGCCGCTACTCCGTGCCCGTCAACGAGGTCCTGCGGATTCTCCTGAGCCCGCTCATCGATCTCGAGCAGACCTGGTACGACTCGGAGTACGCCGCCGTCATGGACATCCGGTTGCCGCGCGTGCTCGTCTCCTGCATTGTCGGCGCCTCCCTGGCCCTGACCGGGGCCACGATGCAGGCGGCGTTCCAGAACCCGCTGGCCAGCTCCCAGATGCTGGGGGTGTCGGCGGGTGCCTCCTTCGGCGGCGTGCTGGCCATCCTCTTCGGCCTGGGCAGCGTCACGCTGGTCGCCGGAAGCTTCGTGGGCGGGGTGCTCGCCCTCGTCATCGTGCTGGGCATCTCCCGGCTCTCACCCGGCGCGCCGCTGCTGGTGATCGTGCTCGCCGGCCTGGTCGTCGGCGCCATGTTCAACGCCTTCGTCTCCTTCATCACTTATGTCGCGGATCCCTACGACACCCTGCCGTCGATCGTCTTCTGGCTCATGGGTTCACTCGCCGCGAGCGACATGTCGACGGTGCTGATCGCCCTGATTCCCGCCCTGGCCGGCGGAACCGTCGTGATGCTGCTGCGATGGCGGCTCAACATCCTGGCGCTGGGCGACGAGGACGCCCGTTCCCTCGGTGGCAACCCGCGTTGGACCCGCACGCTGCTGCTCGGCGTCGTCTCCCTGATGACGGCCGGTGCCGTCGCCGTCGCCGGCGTCATCGGCTGGGTCGGCCTGGTGATCCCGCATCTGGCGCGGATGCTCGTGGGCTCGGACAACCACTCCGTGATTCCGGCCAGCGCCCTGTTGGGTGCCGCGTACCTGACCCTGATCGACACGCTCTCGCGCACCGTCACCGACGCCGAACTGCCCATCGGCATCCTCACCGCCATTATCGGCGCGCCCTTCTTCGTCCTGCTCCTCGTCCGCAACCGCAAGCAACTGTGGGGTTCCCATGACTGA
- a CDS encoding ABC transporter ATP-binding protein, protein MTDRNDTAHPRPLLEADGLSFRYGRGRWIFRDLNLSLVPGEILAVLGPNARGKTTLLKTLSGLQEPVEGTVTSTEVGYVPQSHAPAFGLSVLDMVVMGRARHIRAHRMPGKQDRATARSALERIGIADLADHNYHALSGGQRQMVLIARALASECSVLVLDEPASALDLRNQARVLTCLRALADEGMGIVMTTHHPDHALQIAERSLLFVGPEELAVGTTTGLLREETLSELYGLGIALSDLRVGENHRRVIVPDFGPSLHTVPTC, encoded by the coding sequence ATGACTGACCGCAACGACACCGCACACCCCCGGCCCCTGCTCGAGGCGGACGGCCTGTCCTTCCGCTACGGCCGGGGCAGGTGGATCTTCCGTGACCTGAACCTGTCCCTGGTGCCGGGGGAGATTCTGGCTGTCCTCGGCCCCAACGCCCGCGGCAAGACCACCCTGCTCAAGACACTCAGCGGACTGCAGGAACCCGTCGAAGGCACCGTCACCTCCACGGAGGTGGGCTACGTCCCGCAGAGCCACGCCCCGGCCTTCGGACTGAGTGTGCTGGACATGGTGGTCATGGGCCGCGCCCGCCACATCCGCGCCCACCGCATGCCCGGCAAACAGGACCGGGCCACGGCCCGGTCCGCGCTGGAACGCATCGGTATCGCGGATCTCGCCGACCACAACTATCACGCCCTGTCGGGCGGACAGCGGCAGATGGTGCTCATCGCCCGCGCCCTGGCCTCGGAGTGCTCGGTGCTCGTGCTGGACGAACCCGCCTCCGCGCTCGACCTGCGCAACCAGGCCCGGGTGCTCACCTGCCTGCGTGCGCTGGCCGATGAGGGCATGGGGATCGTGATGACCACCCACCACCCGGACCACGCCCTGCAGATCGCCGAACGCAGCCTGCTGTTCGTCGGCCCGGAGGAACTGGCCGTGGGCACCACCACCGGCCTGCTGCGGGAGGAGACCCTCTCCGAGCTCTACGGGCTCGGCATAGCGCTGTCGGACCTGCGGGTCGGGGAGAACCACCGCCGGGTCATCGTCCCGGACTTCGGCCCCTCCCTGCACACCGTGCCCACCTGCTGA
- a CDS encoding DUF294 nucleotidyltransferase-like domain-containing protein: MSIELEEVRDFLADHEPFMRLPAEELDRLPALMTMRYVRRGETVIHRGAPNDSLHIIRSGAIDVIGKGDLLLDRRDTGSSFGYSTLTGENPSRYNMVAVEDSLLIELPREEFLALGERNPDIMRFFSSQSRRIRAAAEELRKSASSEVLRTRLGEFKIPEPKGTSPRTSIRDAARMMEESNVSSLLIIEDGGLRGIVTDRDLRGRVVATGLGIDLPVSEIMTPDPRTVSSDSLAFEAMLFMAELSIHHLPIVDDGEVTGIVTTADIMRLLRHDPIYLTADLTRRNSPDELIDSYSRASEVAARFIDRGASAEETAGLMTIAADALARRLLTIAEERFGAPPVPYAFVVLGSQGRREMGLASDQDNALVLSDDYDEAAHGEYFARLSSFVCQGLDTAGQVLCPGDMMASNPQWRQSVSQWEDTFHTWVTAPEADALLHAQTFFDFRAIHGDRTLADAVHASAVNMGQGSRRLHAHLASLAARREPPLTFFRGLVVDRSGQYANTLNVKKGGTAGIVQMARIFAISAGIEAVGTRQRLTQSAGVSVSERGAQDLLDAFEYLRMITLRHQAEQLRLGEDPDYNIDPKQLSKMDRDHLRDSFQIIKNMQNALATRYPVRSI, from the coding sequence ATGAGCATCGAACTCGAGGAGGTCCGCGACTTCCTCGCCGACCACGAGCCCTTCATGCGGCTGCCCGCCGAGGAACTCGATCGGTTGCCCGCCCTGATGACCATGCGTTACGTCCGGCGCGGCGAGACCGTCATCCACCGCGGGGCACCCAATGACTCCCTCCACATCATCCGTTCCGGGGCCATCGACGTCATCGGCAAGGGTGACCTGCTGCTCGACCGGCGCGACACCGGCAGCAGCTTCGGTTACTCCACGCTGACGGGGGAGAACCCCTCGCGCTACAACATGGTCGCCGTGGAGGACAGTCTGCTCATCGAGCTGCCGCGCGAGGAGTTCCTCGCCCTGGGCGAGCGCAACCCGGACATCATGCGTTTCTTCTCCTCCCAGTCGCGCCGCATCCGCGCGGCCGCAGAGGAACTGCGCAAGAGCGCCTCCTCGGAGGTGCTGCGTACGAGGCTGGGGGAGTTCAAGATCCCCGAACCGAAGGGCACGTCCCCGCGCACCTCCATCCGCGACGCCGCCCGGATGATGGAGGAATCCAACGTCTCCTCCCTGTTGATCATCGAGGACGGCGGGCTCCGCGGCATCGTCACCGACCGTGATCTGCGCGGCCGGGTCGTCGCCACCGGTCTCGGCATCGACCTGCCGGTCTCCGAGATCATGACCCCCGATCCACGAACCGTCAGCTCCGACAGCCTGGCCTTCGAGGCGATGCTGTTCATGGCGGAGCTGTCGATCCACCACCTGCCGATCGTCGACGACGGCGAGGTCACCGGCATCGTCACCACCGCCGACATCATGCGGTTGCTGCGCCACGACCCGATCTATCTCACCGCCGATCTGACCAGGAGAAATTCTCCTGATGAGCTCATCGACTCCTACTCACGGGCCTCCGAGGTCGCCGCCCGCTTCATCGACCGCGGCGCCTCCGCCGAGGAGACCGCCGGACTGATGACCATCGCGGCCGACGCCCTGGCCCGTCGGCTGCTCACCATCGCCGAGGAGCGCTTCGGCGCCCCGCCGGTGCCCTACGCCTTCGTGGTCCTGGGTTCCCAGGGCCGGCGCGAGATGGGGCTGGCCTCCGACCAGGACAACGCCCTGGTGCTCTCCGACGACTACGACGAGGCCGCCCACGGTGAATACTTCGCCCGGCTGAGCAGTTTCGTGTGCCAGGGGCTCGACACCGCCGGGCAGGTGCTGTGCCCCGGCGACATGATGGCCTCCAACCCGCAGTGGCGCCAGAGTGTGAGCCAGTGGGAGGACACCTTCCACACCTGGGTGACCGCCCCGGAGGCCGACGCCCTGCTGCACGCGCAGACCTTCTTCGACTTCCGCGCCATCCACGGGGACCGGACGCTCGCCGACGCCGTCCACGCCTCCGCCGTGAACATGGGGCAGGGCTCCCGGCGCCTGCACGCCCACCTGGCCAGTCTGGCCGCCCGCCGTGAGCCACCGCTGACCTTCTTCCGCGGGCTCGTCGTCGACCGCTCGGGCCAGTACGCCAACACCCTCAACGTGAAGAAGGGCGGGACCGCCGGCATCGTGCAGATGGCCCGTATCTTCGCCATCAGCGCGGGCATCGAGGCCGTCGGCACGCGCCAGCGTCTGACCCAGTCCGCCGGGGTGTCCGTCTCCGAACGCGGCGCGCAGGACCTGCTCGACGCCTTCGAGTACCTGCGCATGATCACCCTGCGTCACCAGGCGGAGCAGCTGCGCCTCGGCGAGGACCCCGACTACAACATCGACCCGAAGCAGCTGTCGAAGATGGACCGGGACCACCTGCGCGACAGCTTCCAGATCATCAAGAACATGCAGAACGCCCTGGCCACCAGGTACCCGGTCAGGAGCATCTGA
- a CDS encoding exonuclease domain-containing protein: MALFRRERPTGPLADFAAVPAPEPRTPLEDLPVLAVDVETTGLKPKRDTLLSIGWVPVNGDVIDLSGAGYVVLQGGDVGDSATIHHLTDDQVALGVDTPTALAMLLEALAGRAMVAHFAAMETGFLSHACRRHFGAGLRVPVIDTFALERRRMERIGTYPRGEDLRLPRVRRRYGLPFYRSHNALTDALGCAELYLAFKAHAASSTLKDLQG, from the coding sequence ATGGCACTGTTCCGCCGGGAGAGACCCACCGGACCGCTCGCAGATTTTGCCGCCGTCCCCGCCCCGGAGCCGCGGACCCCGCTCGAGGACCTGCCGGTGCTGGCCGTCGACGTCGAGACGACCGGTCTCAAGCCGAAACGGGACACGTTGCTGTCCATCGGCTGGGTGCCGGTCAACGGCGACGTCATCGATCTCTCGGGGGCCGGCTACGTCGTCCTGCAGGGCGGGGACGTGGGGGACTCGGCGACCATCCACCACCTCACCGACGACCAGGTGGCCCTCGGCGTCGACACGCCCACGGCGCTGGCGATGCTGCTCGAGGCACTGGCCGGGCGGGCGATGGTGGCGCACTTCGCGGCCATGGAGACCGGGTTCCTCTCGCACGCCTGCCGCCGCCACTTCGGGGCCGGGCTCCGGGTGCCGGTGATCGACACCTTCGCCCTGGAGCGCCGCCGCATGGAGCGCATCGGCACCTATCCCCGCGGCGAGGATCTGCGGCTCCCGCGGGTGCGGCGGCGTTACGGTCTGCCGTTCTACCGCAGCCACAACGCCCTGACCGACGCCCTGGGCTGCGCGGAGCTCTACCTGGCGTTCAAGGCCCACGCCGCCTCCTCGACCCTGAAGGACCTGCAGGGGTAG
- a CDS encoding DUF488 family protein: MTEFLTVGHSNRELGEFLDMLRGAGADMVVDVRRLPGSRKYPWFDRENLAPALREAGIGYRHAPSLTGRRPRQKDIPAEVNGFWENRSFHNYADYALSGEFQEGLTELRGGDAARPTLLCAEAVWWRCHRRIIADHLLARGETVLHLMGPGKLTPAKLNEGAEVGADGSLTYPGDA, from the coding sequence ATGACTGAGTTCCTCACCGTGGGCCACTCCAACCGGGAGCTCGGGGAGTTCCTCGACATGCTCCGCGGGGCCGGGGCGGACATGGTCGTCGACGTACGCCGGTTGCCGGGTTCCCGGAAGTACCCGTGGTTCGACCGGGAGAACCTGGCACCCGCACTGCGGGAGGCCGGGATCGGTTACCGCCACGCGCCCTCCCTCACCGGGCGCCGTCCCCGGCAGAAGGACATTCCCGCCGAGGTCAACGGCTTCTGGGAGAACCGCAGCTTCCACAACTACGCCGACTACGCCCTCTCCGGGGAATTTCAGGAGGGCCTGACCGAGCTGCGGGGCGGGGACGCGGCCCGCCCCACGCTGTTGTGCGCCGAGGCCGTGTGGTGGCGCTGCCACCGGAGGATCATCGCCGATCACCTCCTGGCCCGCGGCGAGACGGTCCTCCACCTCATGGGACCGGGCAAGCTCACGCCCGCGAAGCTCAACGAGGGTGCCGAGGTCGGCGCCGACGGAAGCCTCACCTATCCCGGGGACGCCTGA
- a CDS encoding fumarylacetoacetate hydrolase family protein, whose translation MRYGRIATPDGMCFAVIDGAEDNNEKLVAKEIEGTPFTEPNYTGREWALEDVKLLAPMLPSKVVAIGRNYADHVAEVFQKSADSLPPTLFLKPPTSVVGPEAAIKIPEFATKVEFEGELAVVIGKPCKNVKAEDWKSVVLGYTIVNDVSSRDLQFADGQWARAKGIDTFCPLGPWIETDLDAVDVDDLPIKARLTHEGVTETKQDSNSQQMIMKMGEIIEFITASMTLLPGDVICTGSPAGTEAMVPGDYIEVEIPGIGKLGNPIERA comes from the coding sequence ATGCGTTATGGAAGAATCGCCACCCCGGATGGCATGTGTTTCGCTGTGATCGACGGCGCCGAGGACAACAACGAGAAGCTGGTGGCCAAGGAGATCGAGGGCACCCCCTTCACCGAGCCGAACTACACCGGCCGTGAGTGGGCGCTGGAGGACGTGAAACTCCTCGCCCCGATGCTGCCGAGCAAGGTCGTGGCCATCGGCCGCAACTACGCCGACCACGTGGCCGAGGTGTTCCAGAAGTCCGCCGACTCCCTGCCCCCGACCCTGTTCCTCAAGCCCCCGACCTCCGTCGTCGGCCCCGAGGCCGCCATCAAGATCCCCGAGTTCGCCACCAAGGTCGAGTTCGAGGGCGAGCTGGCTGTCGTCATCGGTAAGCCCTGCAAGAACGTCAAGGCTGAGGACTGGAAGTCCGTCGTTCTCGGCTACACCATCGTCAATGACGTCTCCTCCCGCGACCTGCAGTTCGCCGACGGCCAGTGGGCGCGCGCCAAGGGCATCGACACCTTCTGCCCGCTGGGCCCCTGGATCGAGACCGACCTCGACGCCGTTGACGTCGACGACCTGCCGATCAAGGCGCGCCTGACCCACGAGGGCGTGACCGAGACGAAGCAGGACTCCAACTCCCAGCAGATGATCATGAAGATGGGGGAGATCATCGAGTTCATCACCGCCTCCATGACCCTGCTGCCGGGCGACGTCATCTGCACCGGTTCCCCCGCGGGAACCGAGGCCATGGTCCCGGGCGACTACATCGAGGTCGAGATCCCGGGCATCGGCAAGCTCGGCAACCCGATTGAACGTGCCTGA
- a CDS encoding class I SAM-dependent methyltransferase yields MPEHHPDREDFGSFYAGSRKWSGNPNAALVREAGPLNPGTALDVGYGEGADVVWLAEHGWRTTGIDPVDTTLGRARALADARGVAVELRRAGVGEFVPGQPFDLVACSYLPVGPEAVAAVEQLVAPGGTLLWVHHDFGPQGRSGIISPAQVAQLLGTEFTVHTLETVNRGITHGAGAHHTRDVVLVAGRTG; encoded by the coding sequence GTGCCTGAGCACCATCCTGACCGGGAGGACTTCGGGTCCTTCTACGCGGGGAGCCGGAAATGGTCCGGCAACCCCAATGCGGCGCTGGTCCGCGAGGCCGGCCCGCTGAATCCGGGCACCGCGCTCGACGTCGGATACGGGGAGGGCGCCGACGTCGTCTGGCTCGCCGAACACGGCTGGCGGACGACCGGTATCGACCCGGTGGACACGACCCTCGGGCGCGCCCGTGCCCTGGCCGACGCCCGCGGCGTCGCTGTGGAGCTCCGGCGCGCCGGGGTGGGGGAGTTCGTCCCCGGCCAGCCCTTCGACCTCGTGGCCTGCAGCTACCTGCCGGTGGGACCGGAGGCCGTCGCGGCCGTCGAACAGCTCGTCGCCCCGGGCGGCACCCTGCTGTGGGTCCACCACGACTTCGGCCCGCAGGGCCGTTCCGGCATCATCTCACCCGCGCAGGTGGCGCAGCTGCTGGGCACGGAATTCACCGTGCACACCCTGGAGACCGTCAACCGCGGCATCACCCACGGTGCCGGAGCCCACCACACCCGCGACGTGGTGCTGGTGGCCGGAAGAACCGGTTAG